Proteins encoded together in one Falco biarmicus isolate bFalBia1 chromosome 4, bFalBia1.pri, whole genome shotgun sequence window:
- the SREBF1 gene encoding sterol regulatory element-binding protein 1 isoform X1: protein MSALAFDDTALEGLAPTLGLSGGSDIDTALLSDIDDMLQLIGTPDNDFSGLFDSPFSAPDSAVPPGLPPTPGTLSTYLGPSNPPPATPTGSVYPGPTGMATFTPQPPAPLLPAPAPGVKEEPAAVPSSQPQPSVMLAPSFVPASPGQFSPQPLVGYQNQHSFSALQPGGAGQALPSPLPAPQPSQPVALSGPVQSVAPQQLLATTAPAAQPVTPQIQPVPVLLQSHFIKADSLLLTAVKTDAGSAKTSSITSLTTSACSSATPLQVPALVSGGTILATVPLVVDTEKLPINRLAPSGKPALVQSRGEKRTAHNAIEKRYRSSINDKIVELKDLVVGTEAKLNKSAILRKAIEYIRFLQQSNQKLKQENLSLKMAMQKNQSLKDLVASCSGGAKAEAPMEVVKAEVMEMLTPPHSDVGSPSHSSPLSLSGGSSNSSSDSEPDSPLCDHGKVKQEHLPPSPSSQGMLDRSRMALCAFVFLCLSFNPLASLLRGSGAPAPVGSPGTAGPGRSIMAEAGTVEEPWGWAQWLWPTLAFWALNTALVLGAVVRLFVCGEPVTRPHSEPSILFWRHRRQADLDLDRGDFAQGAQHLRTALGALGRPLPASHGDLACSLLWSLLRHLLQRLWVGRWLAARAGGLRPDPPPPAHVRQSARDAAMAYHRLHQLHLAGKQAGGHLLAINLALSAVNLAECAGDAVSVAALAEIYVAAALRVKASLHRCFHFLARPFLCSARRVALSHGGAVPPAMQWLCHPLGHRFFVDGDWAVKGVPRETIYSSAGNPVDPLAQVTQLFREHLLEKALSCVAMPEPSRPAAQGEGRRFSDALEYLQLLNGCSDASSTPGPAPSISSGLAAVTGTDPVSKWWASIIGTVIHWLQGDEEGAERLYPLVETMPRVLQSSEKPLPRAALHSFRAVRAMLSKQDGSQASLSHCEKASSCLRESLELSSPPKGTIDKAVQLLLCDLLLVTRTNLWQQQMSASQQRSCLYQASALELRGFQQDLSSLRRLAQTLRPAMRRVFLHEATARLMARASPTRTHQLLDRSLRRRGVQGSKTAGEPESHPTPREHAEALLLACCYLPPSFLSGPGQRVGMLAEAARTLEKLGDRRTLHDCQQMIIKLGSGTTVTSG from the exons atGAGCGCCCTCGCCTTCGACGACACGGCCCTGGAGGGGCTGGCGCCGACCCTCGGCCTCTCCGGGGGCAGCGACATCGACACGGCCCTGCTGAGCGACATCGACG ACATGCTCCAGCTGATCGGCACGCCGGACAATGACTTCTCGGGGCTGTTTGACTCACCGTTCAGTGCCCCTGACAGTGCCGTGCCCCCGGGGCTTCCCCCTACCCCAGGCACCCTCAGCACCTACCTGGGTCCCAGCAATcctccccccgccacccccaccgGCAGCGTCTACCCGGGGCCCACCGGCATGGCAACcttcaccccccagcccccagccccgctcctgccAGCGCCAGCCCCGGGTGTCAAGGAGGAGCCGGCGGCCgtgcccagcagccagccccagcccagtgTGATGCTGGCCCCCAGCTTCGTCCCTGCGTCCCCTGGCCAgttcagcccccagcccctggtggGCTACCAGAACCAGCACAGCTTCTCCG ccctgcagccgggGGGTGCAGGCcaggctctgcccagccccctgcccgccccacAGCCAAGCCAGCCTGTGGCACTGTCCGGCCCCGTGCAGAGCGTggcaccccagcagctccttgcCACCACTGCCCCGGCTGCCCAGCCCGTCACACCGCAGATCCAGCCAGTGCCG GTCCTGCTGCAGTCCCATTTCATCAAGGCTGACTCCCTGCTGCTGACGGCCGTCAAGACAGATGCTGGCAGCGCCAAGACCTCCAGCATCACCTCCCTGACCAccagtgcctgcagctctgccaccccGCTGCAGGTGCCG GCACTGGTGAGCGGAGGGACCATCCTGGCCACGGTGCCGCTGGTGGTGGACACCGAGAAGCTGCCCATCAACAGGCTGGCGCCCAGCGGGAAGCCGGCActggtgcagagcagggggGAGAAGCGCACGGCGCACAATGCCATTGAGAAACGCTACCGCTCCTCCATCAACGACAAGATCGTGGAGCTCAAGGACCTGGTGGTGGGCACCGAAGCCAAG CTCAACAAGTCAGCGATCCTGAGGAAGGCGATCGAGTACATCCgcttcctgcagcagagcaacCAGAAGCTGAAGCAGGAGAACCTCTCCCTGAAGATGGCCATGCAGAAGAACC AGTCCCTGAAGGACCTGGTGGCCTCCTGCAGTGGGGGGGCCAAGGCAGAGGCCCCCATGGAGGTTGTGAAGGCAGAGGTGATGGAGATGCTGACGCCGCCACACTCGGACGTGGGCTCGCCGTCCCACAGCAGCCCACTCTCGCTCAGCGggggcagcagcaacagcagcagcgaCTCAGAGCCCGACAGCCCCCTCTGCGACCATGGcaag GTGAAGCAGGAGCACCTGCCGCCCtcacccagcagccagggcatgCTGGACCGCTCCCGCATGGCCCTCTGCGCCTTCgtcttcctctgcctctccttcaACCCCCTGGCCTCCCTCCTCCGTGGCTCTGGTGCTCCCGCTCCTGTGGGGAGCCCGGGTACCGCTGGCCCCGGCAGGAGCATCATGGCTGAGGCTGGCACTGTGG AGGAGCCGTGGGGGTGGGCGCAGTGGCTGTGGCCCACACTGGCCTTCTGGGCACTGAACACGGCGCTGGTGCTGGGGGCGGTGGTGCGGCTCTTCGTCTGCGGGGAGCCCGTCACCCGCCCCCACTCCGAGCCCTCCATCCTCTTCTGGCGGCACCGCCGGCAGGCCGACCTTGACCTTGACCGG ggggactTTGCCCAGGGGGCCCAGCACCTGCGGACGgcactgggggcactggggcgGCCCCTGCCCGCCTCCCACGGGGACCTGGcgtgcagcctgctctggagCCTGCTGCGCCACCTGCTCCAGCGCCTCTGGGTGGGCCGCTGGCTGGCCGCCCGCGCTGGGGGGCTGCGCCCcgaccccccgccccccgcccacGTCCGACAGAGCGCCCGCGATGCCGCCATGGCTTACCACCGCCTGCACCAGCTCCACCTTGCCG GGAAGCAGGCTGGCGGGCACCTGCTGGCCATCAACCTGGCGCTGAGTGCCGTCAACCTGGCCGAGTGTGCTGGCGATGCCGTCTCCGTGGCTGCCCTGGCTGAGATCTACGTGGCGGCTGCCCTGCGGGTCAAGGCCAGCCTGCACCGCTGCTTCCACTTCTTGGCT CGCCCCTTCCTCTGCAGCGCCCGGCGTGTGGCCCTGTCCCATGGCGGGGCTGTGCCCCCTGCCATGCAGTGGCTCTGTCACCCTTTGGGTCACCGGTTCTTCGTTGATGGGGACTGGGCTGTCAAGGGTGTCCCGAGGGAGACCATCTACAGCTCTGCTGGCAACCCAG TGGACCCGCTGGCGCAGGTGACCCAGCTGTTCCGCGAGCACCTCCTGGAGAAGGCACTGTCCTGTGTGGCCATGCCTGAGCCCAGCCgccctgctgcccagggagaggG CAGGCGGTTCTCCGATGCCCTCGAGTACCTCCAGCTGCTCAATGGCTGCTCTGATGCCAGCAGCACGCCCGGCCCCGCACCTTCCATCAGCTCCGGCTTGGCGGCCGTCACAG gCACCGACCCCGTGTCCAAGTGGTGGGCGTCCATCATTGGCACAGTTATTCACTGGCTGCAGGGAGATGAGGAGGGGGCCGAGCGCCTCTACCCGCTGGTGGAGACCATGCCCCGGGTGCTACAGAGCTCAGA GAAGCCCCTGCCCCGCGCCGCCCTGCACTCCTTCAGAGCCGTCCGGGCCATGCTGAGCAAGCAGGATGGGAGCCAAGCCAGCCTGAGCCACTGCGAGaaggccagcagctgcctgcggGAGAGCCTGGAGCTCAGCAGCCCCCCCAAGGGCACCATTGACAAg GCggtccagctcctgctgtgtgACCTGCTCCTGGTCACCCGCACCAacctgtggcagcagcagatgaGTGCCAGCCAACAGCGCAGCTGCCTCTACCAGGCGTCCGCCCTGGAGCTCCGCGGCTTCCAGCAGGACCTCAGCAGCCTGCGACGCCTGGCCCAGACCCTCCGCCCTGCCATGCGCCGG GTGTTCCTGCACGAAGCCACCGCCAGGCTGATGGCCCGCGCCAGCCCCACCCGTACCCACCAGCTGCTGGACCGCAGCCTGCGGAGGAGAGGGGTGCAGGGCAGCAAGACAG CCGGTGAACCCGAGAGCCACCCTACGCCGCGGGAGCACGCCGAggccctgctgctggcctgcTGCTACCTGCCCCCCAGCTTCCTCTCGGGGCCCGGGCAGCGGGTGGGCATGCTGGCCGAGGCCGCCCGCACGCTGGAGAAGCTGGGGGACAGACGGACGCTGCACGACTGCCAGCAGATGATCATCAAGCTGGGCAGCGGCACCACCGTCACATCGGGCTag
- the SREBF1 gene encoding sterol regulatory element-binding protein 1 isoform X4 → MEYAFEDMLQLIGTPDNDFSGLFDSPFSAPDSAVPPGLPPTPGTLSTYLGPSNPPPATPTGSVYPGPTGMATFTPQPPAPLLPAPAPGVKEEPAAVPSSQPQPSVMLAPSFVPASPGQFSPQPLVGYQNQHSFSALQPGGAGQALPSPLPAPQPSQPVALSGPVQSVAPQQLLATTAPAAQPVTPQIQPVPVLLQSHFIKADSLLLTAVKTDAGSAKTSSITSLTTSACSSATPLQVPALVSGGTILATVPLVVDTEKLPINRLAPSGKPALVQSRGEKRTAHNAIEKRYRSSINDKIVELKDLVVGTEAKLNKSAILRKAIEYIRFLQQSNQKLKQENLSLKMAMQKNQSLKDLVASCSGGAKAEAPMEVVKAEVMEMLTPPHSDVGSPSHSSPLSLSGGSSNSSSDSEPDSPLCDHGKVKQEHLPPSPSSQGMLDRSRMALCAFVFLCLSFNPLASLLRGSGAPAPVGSPGTAGPGRSIMAEAGTVEEPWGWAQWLWPTLAFWALNTALVLGAVVRLFVCGEPVTRPHSEPSILFWRHRRQADLDLDRGDFAQGAQHLRTALGALGRPLPASHGDLACSLLWSLLRHLLQRLWVGRWLAARAGGLRPDPPPPAHVRQSARDAAMAYHRLHQLHLAGKQAGGHLLAINLALSAVNLAECAGDAVSVAALAEIYVAAALRVKASLHRCFHFLARPFLCSARRVALSHGGAVPPAMQWLCHPLGHRFFVDGDWAVKGVPRETIYSSAGNPVDPLAQVTQLFREHLLEKALSCVAMPEPSRPAAQGEGRRFSDALEYLQLLNGCSDASSTPGPAPSISSGLAAVTGTDPVSKWWASIIGTVIHWLQGDEEGAERLYPLVETMPRVLQSSEKPLPRAALHSFRAVRAMLSKQDGSQASLSHCEKASSCLRESLELSSPPKGTIDKAVQLLLCDLLLVTRTNLWQQQMSASQQRSCLYQASALELRGFQQDLSSLRRLAQTLRPAMRRVFLHEATARLMARASPTRTHQLLDRSLRRRGVQGSKTAGEPESHPTPREHAEALLLACCYLPPSFLSGPGQRVGMLAEAARTLEKLGDRRTLHDCQQMIIKLGSGTTVTSG, encoded by the exons ATGGAGTATGCCTTCGAAG ACATGCTCCAGCTGATCGGCACGCCGGACAATGACTTCTCGGGGCTGTTTGACTCACCGTTCAGTGCCCCTGACAGTGCCGTGCCCCCGGGGCTTCCCCCTACCCCAGGCACCCTCAGCACCTACCTGGGTCCCAGCAATcctccccccgccacccccaccgGCAGCGTCTACCCGGGGCCCACCGGCATGGCAACcttcaccccccagcccccagccccgctcctgccAGCGCCAGCCCCGGGTGTCAAGGAGGAGCCGGCGGCCgtgcccagcagccagccccagcccagtgTGATGCTGGCCCCCAGCTTCGTCCCTGCGTCCCCTGGCCAgttcagcccccagcccctggtggGCTACCAGAACCAGCACAGCTTCTCCG ccctgcagccgggGGGTGCAGGCcaggctctgcccagccccctgcccgccccacAGCCAAGCCAGCCTGTGGCACTGTCCGGCCCCGTGCAGAGCGTggcaccccagcagctccttgcCACCACTGCCCCGGCTGCCCAGCCCGTCACACCGCAGATCCAGCCAGTGCCG GTCCTGCTGCAGTCCCATTTCATCAAGGCTGACTCCCTGCTGCTGACGGCCGTCAAGACAGATGCTGGCAGCGCCAAGACCTCCAGCATCACCTCCCTGACCAccagtgcctgcagctctgccaccccGCTGCAGGTGCCG GCACTGGTGAGCGGAGGGACCATCCTGGCCACGGTGCCGCTGGTGGTGGACACCGAGAAGCTGCCCATCAACAGGCTGGCGCCCAGCGGGAAGCCGGCActggtgcagagcagggggGAGAAGCGCACGGCGCACAATGCCATTGAGAAACGCTACCGCTCCTCCATCAACGACAAGATCGTGGAGCTCAAGGACCTGGTGGTGGGCACCGAAGCCAAG CTCAACAAGTCAGCGATCCTGAGGAAGGCGATCGAGTACATCCgcttcctgcagcagagcaacCAGAAGCTGAAGCAGGAGAACCTCTCCCTGAAGATGGCCATGCAGAAGAACC AGTCCCTGAAGGACCTGGTGGCCTCCTGCAGTGGGGGGGCCAAGGCAGAGGCCCCCATGGAGGTTGTGAAGGCAGAGGTGATGGAGATGCTGACGCCGCCACACTCGGACGTGGGCTCGCCGTCCCACAGCAGCCCACTCTCGCTCAGCGggggcagcagcaacagcagcagcgaCTCAGAGCCCGACAGCCCCCTCTGCGACCATGGcaag GTGAAGCAGGAGCACCTGCCGCCCtcacccagcagccagggcatgCTGGACCGCTCCCGCATGGCCCTCTGCGCCTTCgtcttcctctgcctctccttcaACCCCCTGGCCTCCCTCCTCCGTGGCTCTGGTGCTCCCGCTCCTGTGGGGAGCCCGGGTACCGCTGGCCCCGGCAGGAGCATCATGGCTGAGGCTGGCACTGTGG AGGAGCCGTGGGGGTGGGCGCAGTGGCTGTGGCCCACACTGGCCTTCTGGGCACTGAACACGGCGCTGGTGCTGGGGGCGGTGGTGCGGCTCTTCGTCTGCGGGGAGCCCGTCACCCGCCCCCACTCCGAGCCCTCCATCCTCTTCTGGCGGCACCGCCGGCAGGCCGACCTTGACCTTGACCGG ggggactTTGCCCAGGGGGCCCAGCACCTGCGGACGgcactgggggcactggggcgGCCCCTGCCCGCCTCCCACGGGGACCTGGcgtgcagcctgctctggagCCTGCTGCGCCACCTGCTCCAGCGCCTCTGGGTGGGCCGCTGGCTGGCCGCCCGCGCTGGGGGGCTGCGCCCcgaccccccgccccccgcccacGTCCGACAGAGCGCCCGCGATGCCGCCATGGCTTACCACCGCCTGCACCAGCTCCACCTTGCCG GGAAGCAGGCTGGCGGGCACCTGCTGGCCATCAACCTGGCGCTGAGTGCCGTCAACCTGGCCGAGTGTGCTGGCGATGCCGTCTCCGTGGCTGCCCTGGCTGAGATCTACGTGGCGGCTGCCCTGCGGGTCAAGGCCAGCCTGCACCGCTGCTTCCACTTCTTGGCT CGCCCCTTCCTCTGCAGCGCCCGGCGTGTGGCCCTGTCCCATGGCGGGGCTGTGCCCCCTGCCATGCAGTGGCTCTGTCACCCTTTGGGTCACCGGTTCTTCGTTGATGGGGACTGGGCTGTCAAGGGTGTCCCGAGGGAGACCATCTACAGCTCTGCTGGCAACCCAG TGGACCCGCTGGCGCAGGTGACCCAGCTGTTCCGCGAGCACCTCCTGGAGAAGGCACTGTCCTGTGTGGCCATGCCTGAGCCCAGCCgccctgctgcccagggagaggG CAGGCGGTTCTCCGATGCCCTCGAGTACCTCCAGCTGCTCAATGGCTGCTCTGATGCCAGCAGCACGCCCGGCCCCGCACCTTCCATCAGCTCCGGCTTGGCGGCCGTCACAG gCACCGACCCCGTGTCCAAGTGGTGGGCGTCCATCATTGGCACAGTTATTCACTGGCTGCAGGGAGATGAGGAGGGGGCCGAGCGCCTCTACCCGCTGGTGGAGACCATGCCCCGGGTGCTACAGAGCTCAGA GAAGCCCCTGCCCCGCGCCGCCCTGCACTCCTTCAGAGCCGTCCGGGCCATGCTGAGCAAGCAGGATGGGAGCCAAGCCAGCCTGAGCCACTGCGAGaaggccagcagctgcctgcggGAGAGCCTGGAGCTCAGCAGCCCCCCCAAGGGCACCATTGACAAg GCggtccagctcctgctgtgtgACCTGCTCCTGGTCACCCGCACCAacctgtggcagcagcagatgaGTGCCAGCCAACAGCGCAGCTGCCTCTACCAGGCGTCCGCCCTGGAGCTCCGCGGCTTCCAGCAGGACCTCAGCAGCCTGCGACGCCTGGCCCAGACCCTCCGCCCTGCCATGCGCCGG GTGTTCCTGCACGAAGCCACCGCCAGGCTGATGGCCCGCGCCAGCCCCACCCGTACCCACCAGCTGCTGGACCGCAGCCTGCGGAGGAGAGGGGTGCAGGGCAGCAAGACAG CCGGTGAACCCGAGAGCCACCCTACGCCGCGGGAGCACGCCGAggccctgctgctggcctgcTGCTACCTGCCCCCCAGCTTCCTCTCGGGGCCCGGGCAGCGGGTGGGCATGCTGGCCGAGGCCGCCCGCACGCTGGAGAAGCTGGGGGACAGACGGACGCTGCACGACTGCCAGCAGATGATCATCAAGCTGGGCAGCGGCACCACCGTCACATCGGGCTag